A window of Cryptomeria japonica chromosome 3, Sugi_1.0, whole genome shotgun sequence contains these coding sequences:
- the LOC131070024 gene encoding uncharacterized protein LOC131070024, which produces MGKSMVITLILVVSLSLFNFHVSSAKRTILIGDRRMLPSCTDCHRYTSDPTCCDLPHHPNLSPLMEEVEHSSPQQKSVEKHFSPDEKSVERLSADEKTA; this is translated from the coding sequence ATGGGGAAATCTATGGTCATCACGCTCATACTTGTTGTCTCCCTCAGTTTATTTAATTTCCATGTCTCCTCCGCTAAGCGTACCATTCTGATTGGAGACCGTCGAATGTTACCTAGTTGTACAGACTGCCACAGATATACTTCTGATCCTACTTGCTGCGATTTGCCACATCATCCTAATTTGTCACCACTCATGGAGGAAGTGGAGCATTCCTCACCACAGCAAAAATCAGTGGAGAAGCATTTCTCACCAGATGAGAAATCAGTAGAGCGTTTATCAGCAGATGAAAAAACGGCTTAA